A DNA window from Drosophila sechellia strain sech25 chromosome X, ASM438219v1, whole genome shotgun sequence contains the following coding sequences:
- the LOC6617634 gene encoding uncharacterized protein LOC6617634 translates to MHNRCGSIWLLAAVLLLLALLLPQALLPTADAASEPVCSYRNSEDETIFLKYLPLLRRGQDYVDFGKDGKCLKRAICTDTFKTIVEDCAQQKVTCGNKDRFTGVFPACCLKCP, encoded by the exons ATGCACAACCGATGCGGATCCATTTGGCTGCTGGCGGccgtcctgctgctgctggcgctcCTGCTACCGCAGGCACTGCTGCCCACCGCCGATGCGG CCAGCGAACCCGTGTGCTCATACCGCAACTCGGAGGATGAGACCATATTCCTGAAGTATCTGCCGCTGCTGAGACGCGGACAGGACTACGTGGACTTCGGCAAGGATGGCAAGTGCCTCAAGCGGGCCATCTGCACGGACACCTTCAAGACCATTGTGGAGGA CTGTGCACAGCAGAAGGTCACCTGCGGCAACAAGGATCGATTCACCGGAGTTTTCCCTGCCTGCTGCCTCAAGTGTCCCTAA
- the LOC6617635 gene encoding GTP-binding nuclear protein Ran: MAQEGQDIPTFKCVLVGDGGTGKTTFVKRHMTGEFEKKYVATLGVEVHPLIFHTNRGAIRFNVWDTAGQEKFGGLRDGYYIQGQCAVIMFDVTSRVTYKNVPNWHRDLVRVCENIPIVLCGNKVDIKDRKVKAKSIVFHRKKNLQYYDISAKSNYNFEKPFLWLARKLVGDPNLEFVAMPALLPPEVKMDKDWQAQIERDLQEAQATALPDEDEEL; the protein is encoded by the exons ATGGCTCAGGAAGGTCAGGATATACCCACATTCAAGTGCGTGCTAGTCGGCGATGGCGGCACCGGCAAGACCACCTTCGTCAAGCGCCACATGACCGGTGAGTTCGAGAAGAAGTACGTGGCCACACTGGGCGTGGAGGTGCATCCGTTGATCTTCCATACCAATCGTGGCGCCATCCGTTTCAACGTGTGGGACACCGCTGGCCAGGAGAAGTTCGGCGGCCTGCGCGATGGCTACTACATTCAGGGCCAGTGTGCCGTCATCATGTTCGATGTTACCTCGCGTGTCACGTACAAGAACGTGCCCAACTGGCACCGCGATCTGGTCCGCGTCTGCGAGAACATACCAATCGTCCTCTGTGGCAACAAAGTCGATATCAAGGACCGCAAGGTGAAAGCAAAGAGCATCGTCTTCCACCGAAAGAAGAACTTGCAG TATTACGATATTTCTGCCAAATCGAACTACAACTTCGAGAAACCATTCCTCTGGCTGGCGCGCAAGCTGGTTGGTGATCCCAACCTGGAGTTTGTCGCCATGCCAGCCCTGCTGCCGCCCGAGGTCAAGATGGATAAGGATTGGCAGGCGCAGATCGAGCGCGACTTGCAGGAGGCCCAGGCGACCGCACTGCccgacgaggacgaggagctaTAA